A window of Rufibacter sp. LB8 contains these coding sequences:
- the rplC gene encoding 50S ribosomal protein L3 — MPGIIGKKIGMTSLFTPEGKSVACTLIQAGPCVVTQVKTQETDGYTAIQLGYGEKKVKRTTKALAGHFAKANTTAKKKLVEFRMDDTASYSLGDEVNVTSFEEGEFVDVVGTSKGKGFQGVVKRYNFAGVGGQTHGQHNRARHPGSIGACSWPSRVFKGMRMAGRMGGDRVKVQNLRVLRVMPEQNLLVVSGSIPGANNSFIVVEK, encoded by the coding sequence ATGCCTGGAATTATCGGTAAGAAAATCGGAATGACAAGCCTCTTCACTCCTGAAGGGAAGAGCGTGGCCTGTACTTTGATTCAAGCAGGACCATGCGTAGTAACTCAGGTTAAAACGCAGGAAACAGATGGCTACACGGCCATCCAGCTTGGGTACGGAGAGAAGAAGGTTAAAAGAACCACCAAAGCATTGGCTGGTCACTTTGCCAAAGCCAACACCACTGCTAAGAAGAAATTAGTAGAATTCAGAATGGATGACACCGCTTCTTACTCTTTAGGAGACGAAGTGAACGTGACTTCCTTTGAAGAAGGCGAATTTGTGGATGTGGTAGGTACCTCAAAAGGTAAAGGTTTCCAAGGCGTTGTAAAGCGCTACAACTTTGCCGGTGTTGGTGGCCAAACCCACGGTCAGCACAACAGGGCAAGACACCCTGGTTCTATTGGAGCTTGCTCTTGGCCTTCAAGAGTATTCAAAGGAATGCGCATGGCTGGTAGAATGGGTGGTGACCGCGTGAAGGTGCAAAACCTGCGTGTGTTACGTGTAATGCCAGAGCAGAACCTGCTTGTAGTGAGTGGATCTATCCCAGGCGCTAATAATTCATTTATTGTAGTTGAGAAATAA